A single region of the Oxyura jamaicensis isolate SHBP4307 breed ruddy duck chromosome 6, BPBGC_Ojam_1.0, whole genome shotgun sequence genome encodes:
- the AS3MT gene encoding arsenite methyltransferase — protein sequence MAAPCGEQIPREQIPQDQIHREVQDYYGKELQKSEDLKTNACVTSARPVPKAIRDALERVHEEVVARYYGCGLVVPECLTACRILDLGSGSGRDCYLLSQLVGERGHVTGIDMTEGQVEVAKKHIAYHMEKFGYPKPNVDFLQGYMEKLGDAGLADESYDIIISNCVINLAPDKRAVLREAHRVLKPGGEMYFSDVYASQRLSEAVRKHRVLWGECLAGALFWGDLYSIAEEVGFSPPRLVTASPITIGDKELEGVVGDCRFVSATFRLFKVPGSSRAGPGQVIYNGGIVGHERELVFDANFTFKEGEAVDVDAETAAILRSSRFAEEFLIRAGGSDATAPQGCCRGKVKEKICDPFLLMEKLAAPAPACGSAGTCGPRGCC from the exons a tgGCTGCGCCGTGTGGTGAGCAGATCCCCCGCGAGCAGATCCCCCAGGACCAGATCCACCGCGAGGTGCAG GATTACTATGgcaaagagctgcagaagtCGGAGGACCTGAAAACCAACGCTTGTGTCACCTCGGCCAGGCCGGTCCCCAAGGCGATCAGAGATGCTCTGGAGCGTGTCCATGAGGAGGTGGTGGCCAG GTACTACGGCTGCGGTCTGGTCGTCCCCGAGTGCCTGACAGCATGCAGGATCCTCGACCTGGGCAGCGGCAGCGGCAGGGACTGCTACCTGCTGAGCCAGCTGGTTGGGGAGCGGGGCCACGTCACCGGCATCGACATGACCGAGGGCCAG gTCGAGGTGGCAAAGAAGCACATCGCGTATCACATGGAGAAGTTTGGCTACCCAAAGCCGAACGTGGACTTCCTCCAGGGCTACATGGAGAAGCTGGGTGATGCCGGGCTGGCTGACGAGAGCTACGATATTATCAT ctccaaCTGTGTGATCAACCTCGCCCCCGACAAGAGGGCCGTGCTGCGGGAGGCCCATCGCGTGCTGAAG CCCGGCGGAGAGATGTACTTCAGCGATGTCTACGCCAGCCAGCGCCTGAGCGAGGCCGTGAGGAAGCacagggtgctgtggg GGGAGTGCCTGGCAGGAGCCCTGTTTTGGGGAGACCTGTACAGCATCGCTGAGGAGGTGGGCTTCAGCCCCCCGCGCCTGGTCACCGCCAGCCCCATCACCATCGGGGACAAGGAGCTGGAGGGCGTCGTTG GCGACTGCCGCTTCGTCTCTGCCACATTTCGGCTCTTCAAGGTGCCGGGGAGCAGCCGTGCTGGGCCGGGCCAGGTCATCTACAATGGTGGGATCGTGGGGCACGAGCGAGAGCTGGTGTTCGACGCCAACTTCACCTTCAAG GAAGGAGAGGCAGTGGATGTGGATGCCGAGACGGCCGCAATACTGCGCAGCTCCAGGTTCGCGGAGGAGTTCCTCATCCGAGCTGGCGGGTCCGATGCCACCgcaccccagggctgctgtCGTGGGAAGGTGAAG GAGAAGATCTGCGACCCCTTCCTGCTGATGGAGAAGCTGGCGGCCCCGGCTCCTGCCTGTGGTTCTGCTGGCACCTGcgggccccggggctgctgctga